accttgtcagaaaggctgaaataatactggactgtgaagccaaagatttactcaaggctagaaggagaccgttcaagaaaggtggaaagtccaagggcaatgctaaatcaaagcaggacaaatccacgtcaagctgtctttattgtgatggagtaggccattacaagagagaatgtccaaaaccaaaggaagatcagaagaacggaacagtcgttccatcttcaggtattttcgttatagactgtatacttgctaattcaacttcttgggtattagatacaggttgtggctcacacttatgttccaatccacagggactaagaagaagtagaaagttaagcaagggtgaagtcaacctacgagtgggaaatggagcacggattgctgcattagctgtaggaacttactatttgtcgttgccctccgagctagttttggaactggaagaatgtttccatgttccaagtcttactaaaaacatcatttcagtgtcttgcttagatgctaagggattttcctttttaataaaagacaatagttgttcgttttattttaaagagatgttttatggatctgctagattagtcaatggactttatttattagatcacgacaaacaagtatataacataaataccaaaaaggccaaaaaggatgatttagatctcacctatctgtggcattgtcgattaggccatataaacttgaaacgcttagaaagacttcaaaaggaaggaattctagaaccatttgacttagaggattatggtaaatgcgaatcatgtttacttggcaaaatgacaaagcaacctttctctaaagttggagaaagagcaaatgaactattgggtttaatccatacagatgtatgtggaccaatgagtacaaatgctagaggtggtttcagctactttatcactttcactgatgacttcagtaggtatggttatgtctacctaatgaagcataagtctgaatcctttgagaaattcaaggaatttcagagtgaagtagagaatcaattaggcaagaagattaaggcactgcggtctgatagaggcggtgaatatctgagctatgaatttgatgaccatctgaaagaatgtggaattctatcagaattgactcctccaggaacaccacaatggaatggtgtgtcggaacgggggaacagaaccttgctagacatggtcaggtcaatgatggttcaggccaaacttccattagaattttggggacatgcactaaatacagctgcactcactataaatagagctccgtctaaagctgtcgaaaagactccatacgaattatggtttggaaagcctccaaatgtgtcttttcttaagatttggggatgtgaagtatacgtcaaacgattaatttcagacaaacttcatccaaaatctgacaaatgtatctttgtgggctacccaaaggaaacaaaggggtattacttctacaatacatctgagaacaaggtgtttgttgctcgagatggtgtctttttggagaaagatcacatttccaaaatgacaagtgggaacaaggtgtttgttgctcgagatggtgtctttttggagaaattcgagtcgaacaacaaactctagagaatgctcaagatgacattcaggatgaaactcagagatctttagaagaatctggtgagaatcatggtcaatctagaaatgttaccccgcgtagatcgcaaagatatagatctcaaccggaaaggtacttaggtattttgacgaacgagagctatgacgttctgttacttgaaagtgatgaacctgcgacttacaaacaagctatgacgagccctagctccaagcaatggcaagaagccatgcaatctgaattaaactccatgtctgaaaaccaagtatgggatttggtcgatttgccagatggctaccaagccattggaagcaaatgggttttcaaactgaaaaggacaaggatgggaaacttgaagttttcaaagctagattggttgcaaaaggttacaggcaagtccacggtgtggattacgatgaaaccttttcaccagttgcaatgctaaagtctattcggataatgttagcaatcgctgcatattacgattacgaaatatggcagatggatgtcaaaactgctttcttaaacggcgttttaacagaaactgtgtttatgacacagcctgaaggttttgaggatccaaagaatgctaaaaaggtatgcaagctaaagaaatcaatctacggattgaagcaggcatccaggagctggaatatacgttttgatgaagcagtcagtgactttggtttcatcaagaacgcagacgaatcttgtgtatacaagaaggtcagtgggagcaaaattgctttcctagtattatatgtcgacgacatattacttatcggaaatgacattcctatgttgaactctgtcaagatttggcttgggaaatgtttttcgatgaaagatctaggagaagcacagtacatattgggcatcaagatttacagagatagatctaaaaggatgattggacttagtcagagcacttatatcaataaggtgcttgataggttcaagatggcggactccaagcgaggctacctacccatgtctcatggaatgactctaagcaagactcagtgcccaaaaacacttgatgagcgtagacgaatgaatgggattccatatgcatcattgattggttgaataatgtatgctatgatatgaacacgcccggatgttgcgtacgcactcggtgctacgagcagataccagtcagacccaggagaggcgcattggactgctgccaagaatattctgaagtacctgaaaaggcacaaagatgacttcctggtctatggtggagatgatgaattaattgttagaggctatacggacgcaagtttccaaaccgacaaagatgatttcagatcacagtctgggtttgtcttctgcctcaacggaggagcagtaagctggaaaagtgctaagcaaagcaccattgcggattctacaactgaagcggagtacattgctgcacatgaagcagcaaaggaagctatatggctaaggaagttcataggtgaacttggtgtagtcccctccattaaaggaccaatagccctgtattgtgataataacggagctattgcacaggcaaaggagcctagacaccactagagagtcaagcatgtacttcgtagatttcaccttctacgagagtttgttgaaagaaaagaagtcgagataagcaaaattggaactgatgacaacatatcagatccattgactaaacctctgccgcaggcgaagcacaactcgcacactgcagctatgggaatcaagcatattggagaatggctttgatgtctctgtttaatgttttaaaagttttagagtttaaatctttgtaaaacattattggttaatcattcacaataaatgaaaagaattcatttttccatttaatttgtggtttattaaatgatgagtcccttcaatttgacgatatattcaagatagactgtcaggaccagtcttgtgactaagaaatgtctatcaagtgaacttgaatgtcaaaggttaaaaatggtccctagtcggagttttctataaaattggacgcatagaaaaacgttagacgattagaatgcaagatgactagtagttctgtttcttgaactatgtggacatggcaatgtcataatcatttgcatagatacttactttgtgaagactagtatcggacaagacctatgaaactttactgtaagagatgaaaatctgtcataagtaaatttcattaaaattattagacactaaatcctcaatacctgagtgatttgagattacttgtttgagaactggttactttgacgttgaccaaccgtcgcaccgtaaaaggaggctataaaggcaacgctcaggtaatcacctatcaaacgaagtctaatctcaagatcgcaagattgggattgtcctcccataaatcgggatgagatgcttaaaagttgtacaaggccactaggagagctagaaactgtgaaatgcatggccgtgctcggatgaatcataggctatgattatctgtttatttgatcagttgaactctgaaaccgaggaacacctctggacataataaggatgaaaactcttaccttatgttcaagagcaagcatcgagcgacaaaggaattaggaaatgcacacttgtccctaaggacaagtgggagactgaaggaaataatgcccttggtccaagtatgtattcaatgataagtctaatatatgcggttcagtattaattaacaagttaataattcagtgagatcaagtgagctgaatgcctagctagaggccgcttcagttcaagtggaattaatgatattaatccacagcttactcttgactgaacccgtagggtcacacaaatagtacgtaaacggatcaagtatttaatggcattaaatactccatctatggatattcggaatcgacggatcttggtttcagtgggagctgagatcgtcacaggcaagaaatgaatactccggaaacgatgatattgccggaaacggaaatatggatcgtatcggaaatataaatattatccaagtcgtagatgttgccggaaacggaaacatggtacatatcgggaaatattatcggaaatagaaatattgccggaatcggaaatattgccggaaacggaaatattgtctgaatcggaaatattatcggaatcggaaaataattccggaaacggaaatattaaatatttgttcgaaacggaaattaattccggaatcggaaatgttaaatattgttcgtatcggaaatgaattccggaatcggaaaattaatcggaagcgcgtcgtacgaattagcatcggacgagcttgctagacgaaggcccagcacgaagccaggcccacgtccagcaagggaaacgcgcgccacaacacgccagcccaaggctgcgccaggcccaccgcaaggcaggcccagcgcgcgcccaaggctgcggcagtcgtgggctgcaatgctcgggctgtgcgcgcgcgcgcatggcgcccctcgtgggctgctgtgcgtgcgtgggtgtttgtgttcacatacgaaacctaaaacgtacaggattcgtttaatgattaaattcttaattctatttgataaattaattaaataagagtttcattaggattctaatttaattaattcgtatcctaataggattccaattctctttccatacccctataaatatgtggcctgggttcacaatttataacaagtttttcaagtattcaaagtgagtttttgagagaaaaattcagacacattccttgctcaaaagtgccgaaatttttagtaccttaagggcgattctagttggtcaatcttaaggcggatccggacgtgctgtggactatctacggagggacgacacttggagtcctaaagacttgttcttgttcggttcgggcgcagctagggaaggcacacaacaaagagtatgcatctaaactatgctatatgattatgtgtaaataatatgtattcctggctaaatggtgtttccgcatgatttatgaattgtcatatgtatcataacctaacaggtgtTGGCTCACGAGCccggcttgtggaagcctctCGTTGATTCCTTGCTGTGATGGTGCAATTCCTCTTAGGTTGGCTAGTCATGGTTGAAAATCTGAGTTCTTGTGATTTTTggggttttgggtgaaattggGTTTTTTTATGGAGGGTGgagaaatctgaaattaaatGGGTGGAGGTTGTAGGGGATGATGAGAGGAAGAATTTGGTGGAGAAATGGAGGAGATATGAAGGTTTGAAGTTTATGAtgtttggggtttaatggaggaagagagagaaaagaaggtgaagatgaagaagagaaTGAGGGAAGGAAGGCAAGCCCGTGAATAAAACCGTGaaattcgcaaatcgcccgatcgggcagcagctCGCCTGATCGGGCGAAATTTAAGACTTTTTGCTGAATGgatgcgcgcccgatcgggcggacctCGCCCGATCCAGAATGTGGCTTCTGACTGCTTCTTCAACCCAGATTTCAACCGCTGATCTCATAGTgacgtcatcaccaaccgcccgatcgggcggaatttcgcccgatcgggcaatctACTAGCCATTCGAGTCGATCGGGAAACAatcgcccggtcgggcaaaaCTTGGCTTCCTTTCTTCTTTCAGCACGCACCCGATCGGGCAGaccttcgcccgatcgggcattccacTCGACAACCGGGCCGATCGGGCAActttcgcccggtcgggcgaaaTTTAATTGTTCTGCTACGTTCcgtacgcgcccgatcgggcagtcCCCCCCGGTCTCCACCGGGCGGTTTGCAAAATGCTCCGTTTCAGCTATTTTTCCACTTTTACGGACTTGGAGCCTTAGACATGCACACTACTAAACACCCAAACAGTAAAATtccctcttctcacctctccAATATCAAAAACTACACTAAAACACACACCAAGGAAAAGAATTACACTAAAAGcacacaaaagaaaacaaaaattgaaaaattacactactaaaagcgataaaatacgggttgcctcccgcaaagcgctagtttatttctaggtcccgctcgacctcatTACCTCAAATATGCATGTCATGGGGCGGAAGGATTGAGGTGTtgaacctcaaccactcctacagtagcccttcatggtacaacttcaggcGTTTCCCATTTACTTTGAAACGCTCACCATTGTTGTTTTCTACCTCAACGGATCCAAACTTGCTAACCATGGTCACGGTGAACGACCcagaccatctagacttaagttttccaggaaatagcTTAAGCCTAGAATTAAACAATAGAACCTTatcgcccaccgcgaactcccTATGAAGGATGCGACTGTCGTGCCACCGCTTAGTCTTCTCCTTGTAGATAcgggcactatcataggcttgtaACCGAAACTCATCTAGCTCACTCAACTGTAGTagccgcttctcaccggctaacTTAGAATCCATGTTAAgttgtttgattgcccaataagcttTATACGCCATTTCCACTGGCAAATGGCatgccttgccatacaccaaccgatacggggaagTACCAATAAGTGTCTTGAAGGCAGTTCTATACGCCCATAGAGTGTCATCAAGCTTGTCGCttcaatccttcctagactttgccaccactttctcgagtatagatttgatctcccggttggagacctcaacttgcccactcgtctgagggtggtaggctagtccTGTGCGACGATAGACCCCATatttgcgcaggagcgcatccagatgcttctcatggaagtgtgatcctccatcactgatcaaagcCCGCGGATCTCCAAATCTAGGgaagatgattttcttgaataGAGAAATGAttgtcttagcatcgttagtaggcGAGGCgacggcttccacccacttggacacataggccctgttctttttggcttaatttcagtttcaggacttatttggcagttcagttcagttcagttcagttcagttcagttcagtagcattcagttcagttcagttcagttcagttcagttcaggagcattcagttcagttcagttcacttcagttcaggagcattaagttcagttcagtttaattcagtttaattcaattcaatttaacttaataaaattaataataataataataataataataataataataataataataataataataataatattgttattattattattaatattacttatattattatttatattattgtaatacttattatttatatttatatttatattattatattattatattattatattacttactatttatatttatatttatattattatattacttattattattattattattattattattattattattattattattatttataactaatataatttattattatttttattaattagttacggattattagttattaattatttagttattagttattaactatgaattattattattattaaaacttatcatttattttaattatttagtaatcaattacagattattattattattaatgttatttattgtatagttatttagttattaattaataattattctttagttattagttaaaatttattatttttatttatttattattattttaatatttattatttaatatttaatatttattatttaatatttattatttattatttattatttattatttattatttattatttattatttattatttattatttattattattatttattatttattatttattatcttatttattatttattatttattatttattatttattatttattatttattatttattatttattatttattatttattatttattatttattatttattatttattattatttattatttattattgattatttattattttattatttattatttttagttattatttattatttattatttatatttagtatttttagttatatttattagttattatttattatttattatttattattattatttatcatttatgatttattaagttgtattttattatttttatttattatttattatttattatttactatttattatttacatttattatttattatttatatttatatttattatttattatttattacttttattatttattatttattatttcttatttattatgtattattatatttgtattttagtatttattagttattatttattattattatttattatttattatttcttatttattatttattattttattttagtattattatttattatttattatttattattattatttattattttattattattatttttattatttatatttattatttattattattattattatttattatttattacttattattatttattatattattgttatttattattattattgttatttattatttattatttattatttattatttattatttatattattatttcttatttattatttattatttattattatttattatttattatttattatttattatttattattattatttattatttattatttattatttattatttattatttattatttttatttaattatttattatttagtattatttattattattatttattatttattatttattatttattatttattatatttattatttattatttattatttattatttattatttattatttattatttattatttattatttattattattatttattatttattatttatatttattatttattattatattattatttatttatttattatttattatttatatttattatttattatttattatttattatttattatttattattattatttattatttactatttactatttattatttattatttattatttattatttattatttattatttatatttattatttattatttattatttattatttattatttattatttattatttattatttattatttattatttattatttattatttattatttattatttattatttattatttattatttattatttattatttattatttattatttattatttattatttattatttattatttattatttattatttattatttattatttattatttattatttattatttattatttattatttattattattattatttattattattatttgtatttattattattattgttatttattatttattatttgttatttattatttattattattatttattatttattatttattatttattatttattattattatttattatttattattattatttattatttattatttattatttattatttattatttattatttattatttattatttattatttattatttattatttattattatttattatttattattattattatttattatttattatttattattattatagtatttattatttattatttattacttattatttatttattatttattatttattatttgtatttattatttattatttattatttattatttattatttattattattatttattatttattatttattatttatcatttattatttatcatttattatttattatttattatttattatttattatttattatttattatttattatttattatttattatttattatttattatttattatttattatttattatttattatttattatttattatttattattattatttatatttattatttattatttattatttatatttattatttattatttattatttattatttattacttattatttatttattattattttccaggtttccttcattggtttaaacactgctgacttagtaaacctatctaccacaacccaaattgtatcattcccagtctttgacttaggtaaacaagtgacgaagtccatagaaatacagtcccatttctagcttggaatctctaaaggttggaccttcccttgaggtctcctatgctcaatcttaaccttctggcaagtcagacatctagccacaaattcagccactttgttcttcatccttggccaccaatagacctttttcaagtccttatacaacttgtcaccccctgggtgcacagaatatggcgtattatgcccttctttcatcaatttctccttcaattctccacacttttgaggcacgcaccacctgcctttgtacctcaaacttccatcatcatggattcggaaatctaactccttaccctgcgaaatcttttccttgattcgctccaactttacatcacctgcctgattctccctaatctcatcaaatatcgacggctggatggttaaggcatttattactcccacaaggctttcaccacttactatttcaaggttcaaacgctgcatgtccttacacagctcgttagcaacgactaacgcattaacactatgacttgatttcctactcaaggcatccgcaactacattggcttttccctcatggtactggatatccaaatcatagtccttaattaactccaaccacctttgttggcgcatattcaaatccttctgcgtgaagatgtacttcaaacttttgtggtccgtaaatatcctacacttcacaccgtacagatagtgtctccatatcttcaatgcaaacactatagcagccagctctaaatcatgggtagggtaattggattcatatggcttcaattgccttgatgcatacgcaataaccttcttgttctgcatcaatacgcaccctaaaccattcttagaggcatcactatacacgtcgtatgcaccactctcatctggtaaggttaatactggcgcggttgtcaatcgcgtctttaaggcttggaatgcttcctcacactggtcactccattcaaacttggtttccttcttcatcaaggtagtcatgggcttggctatcctagagaaatcttgcacaaagcgcctatagtagccagctaatcccagaaaactacgaatgtcagtcacactcttgggtgtaggccattcactaacagctttgatcttagcagggtcaactgccactccttcttttgacacaaaatgtcccaaaaatgcaactctttccaaccaaaactcacactttgagagcttggcatacaactggttatctctcaaggtactcaacaccgatatcaagtgttccgcgtgatcctcttcactcttcgaatacattaggatgtcatctatgaaaaccactacaaacttgtccaaataggcatggaatacacggttcattaagtccataaatattgcaggggcattggttaacccaaaaggcataacagtgaactcataatgtccgtatctagtcctgaatgcggtctttggtatgtcatggtcagcgattctcaattgatgataacccgaacgcaaatcgatctttgaaaagattcctgctccttttagttggtcaaataggtcttctatcctaggtaatggatacttgttcttgattgtgaccttattgagctccctgtagtctatacagagcctcatacttccatcctttttcttcacaaataaCACTGGTGCttcccaaggcgatgcacttggcctaatataacctttctccaatagatcctctagttggccttttaactcattcatttctgctggagccattcgataaggtgcttttgaaataggggcggttccaggcactaaatctatggtaaagtcaataggtcgattgggaggcatccccgggatctcttctggaaatacatcaaggaattcattgactactgcaatatcctcaggctgatccttgatcacatgctctaggtttctcacattacataagaaggttgggttccctttactgactagcttcacgagttccattgccgtgatgattcctatgttcttaggcttaccaaaacgacgatatgacactaccttgcctaggctagacctcaagtgaaccttctgcttctcataatctattttggctttgaacttggccaaccaatccatccctagaattacatctagctctcctaactcaaattcgattaggttagataagaacacggtcttggctatggtcaaaggcacatctctatgaattttggtacacttcactatactaccagtaggtatgactataggtacctcaattggatcaggctctttcaacccttgtttccccaaagcatctactgatataaatgaataagtcgcaccagaatcaaatagaactttaactaaaacggaattaatagaaaaagtacccgctatgacgtcagaggaagtctccgcttcttgcctagatatcacattcaactttccttgggcaactcctttgttatagccacctccattggtgttcccattgttgtttcggttcccattctgctgttggtttcctccaggctttccatggttctggtggttTCCATTGCTGTTgctattgttaccaccttggtggttcctttggtttccacctccatttcccccattccggttctgattgttccggttattgccttggtggttaccttggttaggctttccattcttagaatagaattcatactccctatggcctaacttttgacagaatctacaagtcaccaaatttccatcacaatcctttccagggtgattcatgttacagcgcctacattcgtaggtccgtactccattccttccagactgatttccaccaccttggttgttgcgattaccattGTTaaccctaaactggaaattcccatttcctttgtgcttcttaaaattccccctgattctgatggttattcccttgattcgagcttccaccatcctttctcttttcagcactaccgttcttcctttgctgtaatccatacaggtgagcagcttttccgtacagggtgtctaatgaggtaaaggtctctccagacaacaacagctgtaagtccatggtcaaaccattctcaaatctttgagccctgagctcttccgttgccacc
This genomic stretch from Spinacia oleracea cultivar Varoflay chromosome 3, BTI_SOV_V1, whole genome shotgun sequence harbors:
- the LOC110805460 gene encoding uncharacterized protein, yielding MAYKAYWAIKQLNMDSKLAGEKRLLQLSELDEFRLQAYDSARIYKEKTKRWHDSRILHREFAVGDKVLLFNSRLKLFPGKLKSRWSGSFTVTMVSKFGSVEVENNNGERFKVNGKRLKLYHEGLL